The following are encoded together in the Brassica napus cultivar Da-Ae chromosome A9, Da-Ae, whole genome shotgun sequence genome:
- the LOC106405477 gene encoding CRIB domain-containing protein RIC3 isoform X1 encodes MTTVKGLLKGLRYITQIFDEDKDKDQDIQIGFPTDVKHVAHIGSDGPAANMPSWMGDFKPQEHENGQVVSRGDVTNNPIGEGVGLQELLPPPPEKLKHKKTRRKSETTSQNGSPPRRSSNVSTSDMLPKHSRRHSRSRHGSMDSSNDPSVRRKRVVSVNEVEGSDPLSDSSTTHRKSTSRHRKVKGSGGGGEVSMKKTKAKPESSIVQPVDVCNDGNTSNKD; translated from the exons ATGACGACCGTGAAAGGCCTTCTTAAAGGTCTTCGCTACATTACTCAGATTTTCG aTGAAGATAAAGATAAAGACCAAGATATCCAGATCGGGTTTCCCACCGATGTAAAGCATGTTGCGCACATCGGATCCGACGGTCCTGCAGCCAATATGCCAAGCTGG ATGGGTGACTTCAAACCTCAAGAGCATGAGAATGGTCAAGTTGTTTCCCGAGGAGATGTGACCAACAATCCAATAGGGGAAGGAGTTGGATTACAAGAGCTGTTGCCTCCTCCTCCTGAGAAACTGAAGCACAAGAAAACAAGGCGTAAATCCGAGACGACCTCACAAAACGGTTCTCCTCCTAGGAGAAGCAGCAACGTTTCAACATCGGATATGCTACCAAAACATTCGAGACGTCACAGCAGGAGTAGGCACGGGTCAATGGACTCATCGAATGATCCATCAGTCAGGAGGAAGCGTGTTGTCTCGGTTAACGAGGTAGAAGGTTCTGATCCTCTTTCAGATAGTTCCACTACTCATAGAAAATCTACATCGCGTCATAGGAAGGTGAAAGGatccggaggaggaggagaggtcTCCATGAAGAAGACGAAAGCAAAGCCCGAGAGTTCTATTGTTCAACCGGTCGATGTATGTAATGATGGTAATACCAGTAACAAAGACTAA
- the LOC106405477 gene encoding CRIB domain-containing protein RIC3 isoform X2: MTTVKGLLKGLRYITQIFDKDKDQDIQIGFPTDVKHVAHIGSDGPAANMPSWMGDFKPQEHENGQVVSRGDVTNNPIGEGVGLQELLPPPPEKLKHKKTRRKSETTSQNGSPPRRSSNVSTSDMLPKHSRRHSRSRHGSMDSSNDPSVRRKRVVSVNEVEGSDPLSDSSTTHRKSTSRHRKVKGSGGGGEVSMKKTKAKPESSIVQPVDVCNDGNTSNKD, encoded by the exons ATGACGACCGTGAAAGGCCTTCTTAAAGGTCTTCGCTACATTACTCAGATTTTCG ATAAAGATAAAGACCAAGATATCCAGATCGGGTTTCCCACCGATGTAAAGCATGTTGCGCACATCGGATCCGACGGTCCTGCAGCCAATATGCCAAGCTGG ATGGGTGACTTCAAACCTCAAGAGCATGAGAATGGTCAAGTTGTTTCCCGAGGAGATGTGACCAACAATCCAATAGGGGAAGGAGTTGGATTACAAGAGCTGTTGCCTCCTCCTCCTGAGAAACTGAAGCACAAGAAAACAAGGCGTAAATCCGAGACGACCTCACAAAACGGTTCTCCTCCTAGGAGAAGCAGCAACGTTTCAACATCGGATATGCTACCAAAACATTCGAGACGTCACAGCAGGAGTAGGCACGGGTCAATGGACTCATCGAATGATCCATCAGTCAGGAGGAAGCGTGTTGTCTCGGTTAACGAGGTAGAAGGTTCTGATCCTCTTTCAGATAGTTCCACTACTCATAGAAAATCTACATCGCGTCATAGGAAGGTGAAAGGatccggaggaggaggagaggtcTCCATGAAGAAGACGAAAGCAAAGCCCGAGAGTTCTATTGTTCAACCGGTCGATGTATGTAATGATGGTAATACCAGTAACAAAGACTAA